A portion of the Streptomyces coeruleoprunus genome contains these proteins:
- a CDS encoding metallophosphoesterase family protein produces MRVHVLSDVHGNAEDLARAGDGADALICLGDLVLFLDYADHSRGIFPDLFGVANADRIVALRTARRFDEARDFARNLWTELAARGVDRATAIESAVRTQYAELFAAFPTPTYATYGNVDIPALWPEYARPGTTVLDGERVELDGRVFGFVGGGLPSPMRTPYEIPEEEYAAKVEALGEVDVLCSHIPPDVPELTYDTVARRFERGSGALLDAIRRTRPRYALFGHVHQPLARRMRIGSTECVNVGHFAASGRPWALEW; encoded by the coding sequence ATGCGAGTTCATGTGCTCAGCGACGTGCACGGGAACGCCGAGGACCTGGCCCGGGCCGGGGACGGCGCCGACGCCCTCATCTGCCTCGGCGACCTGGTGCTGTTCCTCGACTACGCCGACCACTCCCGCGGCATCTTCCCCGACCTGTTCGGCGTCGCCAACGCCGACCGCATCGTCGCCCTGCGCACGGCCCGCCGCTTCGACGAGGCCCGCGACTTCGCCCGCAACCTCTGGACCGAGCTGGCCGCACGCGGCGTCGACCGGGCCACCGCCATCGAGTCCGCGGTGCGCACGCAGTACGCCGAGCTGTTCGCCGCCTTCCCCACCCCCACCTACGCCACCTACGGCAACGTCGACATCCCCGCCCTCTGGCCCGAGTACGCCCGGCCCGGCACCACCGTCCTGGACGGCGAGCGCGTCGAGCTGGACGGCCGCGTCTTCGGCTTCGTCGGCGGCGGCCTCCCCAGCCCCATGCGTACCCCCTACGAGATCCCCGAGGAGGAGTACGCCGCGAAGGTCGAGGCCCTCGGCGAGGTCGACGTCCTCTGCTCGCACATCCCGCCGGACGTCCCGGAGCTGACGTACGACACCGTGGCCCGGCGCTTCGAGCGCGGCTCCGGCGCCCTCCTCGACGCGATCCGCCGCACCCGCCCCCGCTACGCCCTCTTCGGCCACGTCCACCAGCCGCTCGCGCGGCGCATGCGGATCGGCTCGACCGAGTGCGTGAACGTGGGACATTTCGCGGCGTCGGGCAGGCCCTGGGCCCTGGAATGGTGA
- a CDS encoding SRPBCC family protein — translation MAEHTSSSITIGAAPADVMGVIADFARYPEWTGEVKEAEVLSKDDAGRAEQVRLVLDAGAIKDDHTLAYTWTGDDEVSWTLVKSQMLRALDGSYRLAPLSGGAATEVTYQLTVDVKIPMLGMIKRKAEKVIIDRALAGLKKRVESTTKA, via the coding sequence ATGGCGGAACACACCAGCTCGAGCATCACCATCGGGGCGGCCCCGGCCGACGTCATGGGCGTGATCGCCGACTTCGCCCGCTACCCGGAGTGGACGGGCGAGGTGAAGGAGGCCGAGGTGCTGTCCAAGGACGACGCCGGCCGCGCCGAGCAGGTCCGCCTCGTGCTGGACGCCGGAGCGATCAAGGACGACCACACCCTGGCGTACACCTGGACCGGCGACGACGAGGTCAGCTGGACCCTCGTGAAGTCCCAGATGCTGCGCGCCCTGGACGGCTCCTACCGGCTCGCACCGCTCTCGGGCGGCGCCGCCACCGAGGTGACGTACCAGCTCACCGTGGACGTCAAGATCCCCATGCTCGGCATGATCAAGCGCAAGGCCGAGAAGGTCATCATCGACCGCGCCCTCGCCGGGCTGAAGAAGCGCGTCGAGTCGACGACGAAGGCCTGA
- a CDS encoding ArsA family ATPase, with amino-acid sequence MRTLLVTGPGGAGRTTLAAATALDAARRGRRVLLVGDAPADWFRGEECVERGLLAVRRVDPGAHFRAEVLALQEHAAAAFELLGAARLDDEELTALPGADRFAFLKALREAARDEPDLLVVDLPPLPDAVALLALPEQLRRYLRRLLPPERQAARALRPMLAQLAGVPMPAEWLYRTAARWDADLAAVQDLIDAPDTGVRLVVEPGPAAAAALRTARAGLALHRVALDPVVANRVLPTTSPDPWLAALAAEQQAHLKDLRDEHEQVHEVAHAGPAPRCADALAALGPLPPADTAPAPAPEWEVEDRRDTDGVLVWRVPLPGAAKPDLGLVRRGDELVLTVGPFRRIVPLPSALRRCTVSGASLRDGVLGVRFTPDPGLWPRTP; translated from the coding sequence ATGCGTACGCTCCTCGTCACCGGCCCCGGCGGCGCCGGCCGCACCACGCTCGCCGCCGCGACCGCCCTGGATGCCGCCCGCCGGGGAAGGCGCGTCCTGCTGGTCGGCGACGCGCCCGCCGACTGGTTCAGGGGCGAGGAGTGCGTGGAGCGCGGGCTGCTCGCCGTACGCCGCGTCGACCCCGGTGCGCACTTCCGCGCCGAGGTCCTCGCCCTCCAGGAGCACGCCGCGGCCGCGTTCGAACTGCTCGGCGCCGCCCGGCTCGACGACGAGGAGCTGACCGCGCTGCCCGGCGCCGACCGGTTCGCGTTCCTCAAGGCCCTGCGGGAGGCCGCGCGGGACGAGCCGGACCTCCTCGTCGTCGACCTGCCGCCGCTGCCCGACGCCGTCGCCCTGCTCGCCCTGCCCGAGCAACTGCGCCGCTACCTGCGCCGGCTCCTCCCGCCCGAGCGGCAGGCCGCCCGCGCCCTGCGGCCCATGCTGGCCCAGCTCGCCGGGGTGCCCATGCCCGCGGAGTGGCTGTACCGCACGGCCGCCCGCTGGGACGCCGACCTGGCGGCCGTGCAAGACCTGATCGACGCCCCGGACACCGGCGTACGGCTCGTGGTGGAGCCCGGCCCCGCCGCCGCGGCCGCCCTGCGCACCGCCCGCGCCGGCCTCGCCCTGCACCGCGTCGCCCTCGACCCGGTCGTCGCCAACCGCGTCCTGCCCACCACGTCCCCCGACCCCTGGCTGGCCGCCCTCGCCGCCGAACAACAGGCCCACCTCAAGGACCTGCGCGACGAGCACGAGCAGGTGCACGAGGTCGCCCACGCCGGGCCCGCCCCGCGCTGCGCCGACGCCCTCGCCGCCCTCGGCCCGCTTCCGCCCGCGGACACCGCCCCCGCACCCGCGCCCGAGTGGGAGGTCGAGGACCGGCGCGACACCGACGGCGTCCTGGTCTGGCGCGTCCCCCTCCCCGGCGCCGCCAAGCCCGACCTCGGCCTCGTCCGCCGAGGCGACGAACTCGTCCTCACCGTCGGGCCGTTCCGCCGGATCGTCCCGCTGCCCTCCGCCCTGCGCCGCTGCACCGTCTCCGGGGCGAGCCTGCGCGACGGCGTCCTCGGCGTACGGTTCACGCCCGACCCCGGACTGTGGCCGCGTACCCCCTGA
- a CDS encoding DUF5304 domain-containing protein: MSDATDRPDADAWAQACEEDLAAERARRRGHSAPPPGSAAEELRKLVDAVADKVSSLGVPLLGAGPQHAVRTFVDQARSAIEPVIERNPQVFDHLAAAGSELLAAYRSAVQGHEHRWTHGPRQSAAPEGDERKNDGGPSGSEHIDLD; the protein is encoded by the coding sequence ATGAGCGATGCCACCGACCGCCCCGACGCGGACGCCTGGGCGCAGGCCTGCGAGGAGGACCTGGCGGCCGAGCGCGCCCGCCGCCGTGGCCACAGCGCGCCGCCCCCCGGCTCCGCCGCCGAGGAACTGCGCAAACTCGTCGACGCCGTCGCCGACAAGGTGTCGTCGCTGGGCGTCCCGCTCCTCGGAGCCGGGCCGCAGCACGCCGTGCGGACCTTCGTCGACCAGGCCAGGTCCGCCATCGAACCGGTCATCGAGCGCAACCCGCAGGTCTTCGACCACCTCGCGGCCGCCGGCAGCGAACTGCTCGCCGCCTACCGCTCCGCCGTACAGGGCCACGAGCACCGCTGGACCCACGGCCCCCGGCAGAGCGCCGCCCCCGAAGGCGACGAGCGGAAGAACGACGGCGGTCCTTCCGGCAGCGAGCACATCGACCTGGACTGA
- a CDS encoding ROK family glucokinase has protein sequence MGLTIGVDIGGTKIAAGVVDEEGTILDTHKVPTPSTPAGIVDAICAAVSEAGKGHDIEAVGIGAAGYVDDKRATVLFAPNIHWRHEPLKDKVEQRVGLPVVVENDANAAAWGEYRFGAGQGHDDVICITLGTGLGGGIIIGNKLRRGRFGVAAEFGHIRVVPDGLLCGCGSQGCWEQYASGRALVRYARQRANATPENATILLGLGDGTPEGIQGKHISDAARQGDKVAIDSFRELARWAGAGLADLASLFDPSAFIVGGGVSDEGELVLDPIRKSFRRWLVGGQYRPHAQVLAAQLGGKAGLVGAADLARQG, from the coding sequence ATGGGACTCACCATCGGCGTCGACATCGGCGGCACGAAGATCGCGGCCGGCGTGGTCGACGAAGAGGGCACCATTCTCGACACGCACAAGGTGCCCACCCCGTCGACACCCGCAGGCATCGTCGACGCGATCTGCGCGGCCGTCTCCGAAGCCGGCAAGGGCCATGACATCGAGGCGGTCGGCATCGGCGCCGCCGGGTACGTCGACGACAAGCGCGCCACCGTCCTCTTCGCGCCGAACATCCACTGGCGGCACGAGCCGCTGAAGGACAAGGTCGAGCAGCGCGTCGGGCTCCCGGTGGTCGTCGAGAACGACGCGAACGCCGCGGCCTGGGGCGAGTACCGCTTCGGCGCGGGCCAGGGCCACGACGACGTCATCTGCATCACGCTGGGCACGGGCCTCGGCGGCGGCATCATCATCGGCAACAAGCTGCGCCGCGGCCGCTTCGGCGTGGCCGCCGAGTTCGGCCACATCCGGGTCGTCCCGGACGGCCTCCTGTGCGGCTGCGGCAGCCAGGGCTGCTGGGAGCAGTACGCCTCCGGCCGCGCCCTCGTCCGCTACGCCAGGCAGCGCGCCAACGCCACCCCCGAGAACGCCACGATCCTGCTCGGCCTGGGCGACGGCACCCCCGAGGGCATCCAGGGCAAGCACATCAGCGACGCCGCCCGCCAGGGCGACAAGGTCGCCATCGACTCGTTCCGCGAGCTGGCCCGCTGGGCCGGCGCCGGCCTCGCCGACCTGGCCTCGCTCTTCGACCCGTCGGCCTTCATCGTGGGCGGCGGCGTCTCCGACGAGGGCGAACTCGTCCTGGACCCGATCCGCAAGTCGTTCCGCCGCTGGCTCGTCGGCGGCCAGTACCGCCCGCACGCCCAGGTCCTCGCGGCCCAGCTGGGCGGCAAGGCCGGCCTGGTCGGCGCCGCGGACCTGGCCCGCCAGGGCTGA
- a CDS encoding endonuclease/exonuclease/phosphatase family protein, with translation MAMSALPDSRTEPDGSAVIRVLSYNVRSLRDDEDAVARVIRACAPDVVLVQEAPRFFRWRKHAARLAAKSELVILGGGATASGPLLLCSLRVTVERTEDLLLPLTPGLHRRGFATAVVRIAGARLGLLSCHLSLRGDERYDQAGLLLDRLAALDVPHAVAAGDINERPGGRAFRRLAAELQDCWAVRPWGGEYTSTPDDPHQRIDAVFATKGVEVLGCGVPVGLPGIRDADLKAATDHLPVLAALRVPAS, from the coding sequence ATGGCGATGAGCGCGCTGCCCGACTCCCGTACCGAGCCGGACGGTTCGGCCGTGATCCGCGTCCTCAGCTACAACGTCCGCTCACTGCGGGACGACGAGGACGCCGTGGCCCGAGTGATCCGGGCCTGTGCCCCCGATGTGGTGCTGGTCCAGGAGGCGCCCCGCTTCTTCCGCTGGCGCAAACACGCGGCCCGGCTCGCCGCCAAGAGCGAGCTGGTCATCCTGGGCGGCGGGGCGACCGCCTCCGGGCCGCTGCTGCTGTGCTCGCTGCGGGTCACCGTCGAGCGGACCGAGGACCTGCTGCTGCCGCTCACCCCGGGCCTGCACCGGCGGGGCTTCGCCACGGCGGTGGTACGGATCGCGGGCGCCCGGCTCGGACTGCTCAGCTGCCACCTGAGCCTCAGGGGCGACGAGCGGTACGACCAGGCCGGCCTGCTCCTCGACCGGCTGGCCGCCCTCGACGTCCCGCACGCCGTCGCCGCGGGCGACATCAACGAGCGGCCCGGCGGACGCGCGTTCCGCCGGCTGGCCGCCGAGCTGCAGGACTGCTGGGCCGTGCGGCCCTGGGGCGGCGAGTACACCTCGACGCCGGACGACCCGCACCAGCGGATCGACGCGGTCTTCGCGACCAAGGGCGTCGAGGTGCTGGGCTGCGGCGTCCCCGTGGGGCTGCCCGGGATCCGGGACGCGGACCTCAAGGCCGCGACGGACCACCTGCCGGTCCTCGCCGCCCTGCGCGTGCCGGCCTCCTGA
- a CDS encoding alpha/beta hydrolase, with protein sequence MPVLPGAEPYRHDGGDVGVLLCHGFTGSPQSLRPWAEFLAERGLTVSLPLLPGHGTRWQDMQVTSWQDWYAEVDRELRTLLRQCRTVFVCGLSMGGALTLRLAARHGDAIRGVVLVNPANKVHGVMAHALPVVRHLVPSTNGIASDIAKEGVKELGYDRVPLHAAHSLRRFFQVVDGELPQVTQPVLLLHSPQDHVVPAADSARILGRISSTDVREILLEQSYHVATLDHDAERIFEESHAFIGRLAPGAAGTDEGQGADQAGGVGVAGEKGSTTGG encoded by the coding sequence GTGCCGGTCCTCCCCGGAGCCGAGCCGTACCGCCACGACGGCGGAGACGTCGGCGTACTCCTCTGCCACGGCTTCACCGGTTCGCCCCAGTCGCTGCGCCCCTGGGCCGAGTTCCTGGCGGAGCGCGGGCTGACCGTGTCGCTGCCGCTGCTGCCCGGGCACGGCACGCGCTGGCAGGACATGCAGGTGACGAGCTGGCAGGACTGGTACGCGGAGGTGGACCGCGAGCTGCGGACGCTGCTGCGGCAGTGCCGCACGGTCTTCGTCTGCGGGCTCTCCATGGGCGGGGCGCTCACGCTGCGGCTCGCCGCGCGCCACGGCGACGCGATCCGCGGCGTCGTGCTGGTCAACCCGGCGAACAAGGTGCACGGCGTGATGGCGCACGCCCTGCCGGTGGTCCGCCACCTGGTGCCGTCGACCAACGGCATCGCGAGCGACATCGCCAAGGAGGGCGTCAAGGAGCTGGGCTACGACCGGGTGCCGCTGCACGCCGCGCACTCGCTGCGCCGGTTCTTCCAGGTGGTGGACGGCGAGCTGCCGCAGGTCACGCAGCCGGTGCTGCTGCTGCACAGCCCGCAGGACCACGTGGTGCCGGCCGCGGACTCGGCGCGCATCCTCGGCCGGATCTCCTCGACGGACGTGCGGGAGATCCTGCTGGAACAGAGCTACCACGTGGCGACGTTGGACCACGACGCGGAGCGCATCTTCGAGGAGAGCCACGCGTTCATCGGCCGGCTCGCTCCGGGGGCCGCCGGGACCGACGAGGGTCAGGGGGCCGACCAGGCCGGAGGGGTCGGCGTGGCCGGTGAGAAGGGAAGCACGACCGGTGGCTGA
- a CDS encoding lysophospholipid acyltransferase family protein, giving the protein MKFSIGGTLKLAFRPWVEGLENIPAEGPAILASNHLSFSDSFFLPAVLDRKVTFIAKAEYFTTPGVKGKLTAAFFKGVGQLPVDRSGARGAGEAAIRSGIEVIERGELFGIYPEGTRSPDGRLYRGKPGGLARVALATGAPVIPVAMIDTEKIQPPGKIVPKLMRPGIRIGKPLDFSRYHGMDGDRFILRSVTDEVMYEIMKLSGQEYVDIYATAAKRQIAEAEKAAKEAAKEASKAAEKAAEKAAAEKGDA; this is encoded by the coding sequence ATGAAGTTCTCCATCGGAGGGACGCTGAAGCTCGCCTTCAGGCCCTGGGTGGAGGGCCTCGAGAACATTCCCGCCGAGGGGCCGGCGATCCTCGCGAGCAACCACCTGTCGTTCTCCGACTCGTTCTTCCTGCCGGCGGTCCTGGACCGCAAGGTCACCTTCATCGCCAAGGCCGAGTACTTCACGACGCCCGGTGTGAAGGGCAAGCTCACCGCCGCCTTCTTCAAGGGCGTCGGCCAGCTCCCCGTGGACCGCTCGGGCGCCCGGGGCGCGGGCGAGGCGGCCATCCGCAGCGGTATCGAGGTCATCGAGCGCGGCGAGCTGTTCGGGATCTACCCGGAGGGCACCCGCTCGCCGGACGGGCGGCTCTACCGGGGCAAGCCCGGCGGCCTCGCGCGCGTGGCGCTGGCAACCGGCGCCCCCGTCATCCCCGTCGCCATGATCGACACGGAGAAGATCCAGCCGCCCGGCAAGATCGTCCCCAAGCTGATGCGCCCCGGCATCCGGATCGGCAAGCCGCTCGACTTCAGCCGCTACCACGGCATGGACGGCGACCGGTTCATCCTGCGCTCGGTCACCGACGAGGTGATGTACGAGATCATGAAGCTCTCGGGCCAGGAGTACGTCGACATCTACGCGACCGCCGCCAAGCGCCAGATCGCCGAGGCGGAGAAGGCCGCGAAGGAGGCGGCGAAGGAGGCCTCCAAGGCCGCCGAGAAGGCGGCGGAGAAGGCGGCGGCCGAGAAGGGCGACGCCTGA
- the macS gene encoding MacS family sensor histidine kinase → MAKRERVVRMSVEQPLWRALTAYRVLTMVYAVLLFVFTREDFERPLVAAGFLAVLAVWTLATLPKVANAAGCTKRFLVADLTIALTGILLTPLADAQAQTQDGATLPTIWTAGSVLAYAIRGGWRWAGFASSLVAVANIIERGEPSRDTLHNVLLVWVASIAIGYVVEVARASERTLARALEIEAATRERERLARDIHDSVLQVLAMVQRRGTALGGEAAELGRMAGEQEVALRTLVAGGLTRRSHVSEDESQGAVVRIVDEPDDGPQDLRTLLAPYAGSRVTFSEPGAPVLLPPAAAGELAAAVGAALDNVRGHAGPGAQAWILVEDWPDEVIVTVRDDGPGIPDGRLAQAEGEGRLGVAQSIRGRLRDLGGTAELISVPGQGTEVELKVPRGKAAKR, encoded by the coding sequence ATGGCCAAGCGCGAACGCGTCGTCCGCATGTCCGTGGAGCAGCCGCTGTGGCGTGCGCTGACGGCGTACCGCGTGCTGACCATGGTCTACGCGGTGCTCCTCTTCGTCTTCACCCGCGAGGACTTCGAGCGGCCCCTGGTGGCCGCGGGCTTCCTCGCGGTGCTGGCCGTGTGGACCCTCGCCACCCTCCCCAAGGTCGCGAACGCGGCGGGCTGCACCAAGCGCTTCCTCGTCGCCGACCTGACGATCGCCCTCACCGGCATCCTGCTCACGCCCCTCGCCGACGCCCAGGCCCAGACCCAGGACGGGGCCACGCTGCCGACGATCTGGACGGCCGGCTCCGTCCTCGCGTACGCGATCAGGGGCGGCTGGCGCTGGGCCGGCTTCGCGTCCTCGCTGGTCGCCGTCGCCAACATCATCGAGCGCGGTGAGCCCAGCCGGGACACCCTGCACAACGTCCTGCTGGTGTGGGTCGCCTCCATCGCCATCGGCTACGTGGTCGAGGTCGCCCGCGCCTCCGAGCGCACCCTCGCCCGCGCCCTGGAGATCGAGGCGGCCACCCGTGAGCGGGAGCGCCTGGCGCGCGACATCCACGACTCCGTCCTCCAGGTGCTGGCCATGGTGCAGCGCCGGGGCACCGCCCTGGGCGGCGAGGCCGCCGAGCTGGGGCGGATGGCCGGCGAGCAGGAGGTCGCCCTGCGCACGCTGGTCGCGGGCGGGCTCACCCGCCGCTCGCACGTCTCCGAGGACGAGTCGCAGGGCGCGGTCGTCCGGATCGTCGACGAACCCGACGACGGGCCGCAGGACCTGCGCACCCTCCTCGCCCCGTACGCCGGGTCCCGCGTGACGTTCTCGGAGCCCGGCGCCCCCGTGCTGCTGCCGCCGGCCGCGGCCGGCGAACTGGCGGCCGCCGTCGGTGCGGCACTGGACAATGTGCGCGGGCACGCCGGGCCCGGCGCCCAGGCCTGGATCCTGGTCGAGGACTGGCCGGACGAGGTGATCGTCACGGTCCGGGACGACGGCCCGGGCATCCCGGACGGGCGGCTGGCCCAGGCCGAGGGCGAGGGGCGGCTCGGCGTCGCCCAGTCCATCCGCGGCCGGCTGCGCGACCTGGGCGGCACGGCCGAGCTGATCTCGGTGCCCGGCCAGGGCACGGAGGTCGAACTGAAGGTCCCACGGGGGAAGGCGGCGAAGCGATGA
- a CDS encoding response regulator transcription factor → MSEQQIKVMVVDDHPMWRDAVARDLSEAGFDVVATAGDGDQAVRRARATTPDVLVLDLNLPGMPGVQVCKELVGAGSGLRVLVLSASGEHADVLEAVKSGATGYLLKSASTEELLDAVRRTAVGDPVFTPGLAGLVLGEYRRLAAEPAPASGTDEPNAPRLTDRETEVLRLVAKGLSYKQIAERLVISHRTVQNHVQNTLGKLQLHNRVELVRYAIERGLDDE, encoded by the coding sequence ATGAGCGAACAGCAGATCAAGGTGATGGTGGTCGACGACCACCCGATGTGGCGCGACGCGGTCGCCCGCGACCTGTCCGAGGCCGGTTTCGACGTGGTCGCGACGGCCGGCGACGGCGACCAGGCCGTACGCCGCGCCCGGGCCACCACGCCGGACGTACTGGTCCTCGACCTCAACCTGCCGGGCATGCCCGGGGTCCAGGTCTGCAAGGAGCTGGTCGGCGCCGGGTCCGGCCTGCGGGTCCTGGTGCTGTCCGCGAGCGGTGAGCACGCGGACGTGCTGGAGGCCGTGAAGTCCGGGGCGACCGGCTACCTGCTGAAGTCGGCCAGCACCGAGGAGCTGCTCGACGCGGTACGCCGTACGGCCGTCGGCGACCCCGTCTTCACGCCGGGCCTCGCCGGCCTGGTCCTCGGCGAGTACCGCCGCCTCGCCGCGGAGCCCGCGCCCGCCTCCGGCACCGACGAGCCGAACGCCCCGCGCCTCACCGACCGCGAGACCGAGGTCCTGCGCCTCGTCGCCAAGGGCCTCAGCTACAAGCAGATCGCCGAGCGCCTGGTCATCTCGCACCGCACGGTCCAGAACCACGTCCAGAACACCCTGGGCAAGCTCCAGCTCCACAACCGCGTCGAACTGGTCCGCTACGCCATAGAGCGGGGCCTGGACGACGAGTAG
- a CDS encoding 2-hydroxyacid dehydrogenase encodes MEVLAFGVQADEKPLIERAFAGRHGVRCLDVFLTEDTAPIAAGREAVVTSVNCDLGARVLRTLAAGGTRMVAQRSTGFNNIDLDVARELGLTVARVSSYSPYSVAEFAWTLAMAVNRRVVRAANRTRDFDFRLHGLLGRDLHGRTAGVLGTGRIGTAFTRIAHGFGMNLLGWDVQQNPACLDLGMKYVDKDELLAASDLVSLHVPLLPATHHLLDAAALKAMKDDAVLVNSSRGGLVDTDALVVELRAGRFTGVGLDVYEAEAGLFFLDKSLEGVGDDTLARLMTFPNVLVTSHQAYYTVDAVSEIVATTVRNVDDYAEGRRGENVLVPSADGTA; translated from the coding sequence GTGGAGGTCCTGGCATTCGGGGTGCAGGCCGACGAGAAGCCGCTCATCGAGCGGGCCTTCGCAGGCCGGCACGGCGTCCGCTGTCTGGACGTCTTCCTCACCGAGGACACCGCGCCCATCGCCGCCGGCCGCGAGGCGGTCGTCACCAGCGTCAACTGCGACCTGGGCGCCCGCGTGCTGCGGACCCTCGCCGCCGGCGGGACCCGGATGGTCGCCCAGCGCTCCACCGGGTTCAACAACATCGACCTCGACGTCGCCCGCGAGCTGGGCCTCACCGTCGCCCGGGTGTCGTCGTACTCGCCGTACTCGGTGGCAGAGTTCGCCTGGACGCTCGCCATGGCGGTGAACCGCCGCGTCGTCCGTGCGGCCAACCGCACCCGCGACTTCGACTTCCGGCTCCACGGCCTCCTCGGCCGCGACCTGCACGGCCGCACGGCCGGCGTGCTCGGCACCGGCAGGATCGGCACGGCGTTCACCCGCATCGCGCACGGCTTCGGCATGAACCTGCTCGGCTGGGACGTCCAGCAGAACCCCGCCTGCCTGGACCTGGGCATGAAGTACGTCGACAAGGACGAGCTGCTCGCCGCGTCCGACCTGGTCAGCCTGCACGTCCCGCTGCTGCCCGCGACGCACCACCTGCTCGACGCCGCCGCGCTGAAGGCCATGAAGGACGACGCCGTCCTGGTGAACTCCAGCCGCGGCGGCCTCGTCGACACCGACGCGCTCGTCGTGGAGCTGCGCGCCGGGCGGTTCACCGGGGTCGGGCTCGACGTGTACGAGGCGGAGGCCGGGCTGTTCTTCCTCGACAAGTCGCTGGAGGGCGTCGGCGACGACACCCTGGCCCGACTGATGACCTTCCCGAACGTGCTGGTCACCAGCCACCAGGCGTACTACACGGTCGACGCGGTGAGCGAGATCGTCGCGACGACCGTGCGCAACGTCGACGACTACGCCGAGGGCAGGCGCGGCGAGAACGTGCTGGTGCCGTCCGCGGACGGCACGGCCTGA